The following proteins are co-located in the Hydractinia symbiolongicarpus strain clone_291-10 chromosome 7, HSymV2.1, whole genome shotgun sequence genome:
- the LOC130648611 gene encoding zinc finger MYM-type protein 1-like codes for MPDSLLPVNRFDVSLYLEKMRTLKNDTSAIQDLIKNLCYSPAVDGAYCLPCVLFGEKFPTKTNKIKKLFSESFRYWPDANAQFLKHNSSTELHADTSAVFTSFIRNYFAIIYSGRQGHALRGQRDDSQYHGEVGEFSCGRVGNFVELLNFRVQGGDTILAEHLKNSPKNATYISKTTQNELISCCGEFILDKLVSEIKNNVFYSILADEASDSSHKEQMSLVLRFVDDSFNIREEFIQFIHCDEGLSGKDLQSVLCKCLEHLKLDIKDCRGQAYDGAGAVAGYKNGLSARILSLNRKAIYVHCNSHRLNLSVGKFIQQIHFSKIYAKEWFYTLKKLLHLFTNRKLNKCFCLAMPQGKQSLGEPRNIVTDKTEVEYGVSTEVFKSVFTLVASYERKNWDHFHKHNFKVRRKSKSESSRKVLRIKETYSQHRKCMFDHSKIVDGAQHCSI; via the exons ATGCCAGACAGTTTATTACCTGTGAATAGATTTGATGTGTCATTGTACCTTGaaaaaatgagaactttgaaaaaTGACACTTCAGCAATTCAAGACCtcattaaaaac TTGTGTTATTCACCAGCAGTTGATGGTGCATATTGTCTTCCGTGTGTTTTATTTGGAGAGAAATTTCCAACCAAaaccaacaaaattaaaaaactgttttctgAGTCATTTAGATATTGGCCAGATGCCAATGCTCAATTCCTCAAGCATAATTCTAGCACTGAACTTCATGCTGATACATCAGCTGTATTCACTAGCtttataagaaattattttg CAATAATCTATTCTGGTAGGCAGGGCCACGCATTAAGAGGTCAACGAGATGACTCCCAGTATCATGGTGAAGTAGGGGAGTTTTCTTGTGGAAGGGTGGGAAATTTTGTGGAATTGTTGAATTTTAGGGTGCAAGGTGGAGACACTATTCTTGCTGAGCATTTGAAAAACAGCCCTAAAAATGCAACCTATATCtccaaaacaacacaaaatgaGTTAATAAGTTGTTGTGGTGAATTTATTTTGGATAAATTAGTTTCTGAGATAAAAAACAATGTGTTTTATTCTATTCTTGCTGATGAAGCCTCTGATTCATCTCACAAAGAGCAAATGTCTTTAGTCCTGCGTTTTGTGGATGATTCATTTAACATTAGAGAGGAATTCATCCAGTTTATCCATTGTGATGAAGGACTTTCTGGTAAAGACTTGCAGTCTGTTTTATGCAAGTGTTTAGAACATTTGAAGTTGGACATAAAAGATTGTAGGGGTCAAGCATATGACGGTGCAGGTGCTGTGGCTGGTTATAAAAATGGTCTCTCTGCACGCATTCTTAGTCTTAACAGAAAGGCCATCTATGTTCACTGTAACAGCCACCGTCTAAATTTATCTGTGGGAAAATTTATACAACAAAtacatttttccaaaatttacGCAAAAGAGTGGTTTTACACGTTAAAGA AATTGCTTCACTTGTTTACCAATCGtaaattaaataaatgtttttgcttAGCCATGCCACAAGGAAAGCAAAGTTTAGGTGAACCAAGAAACATTGTTACTGATAAGACTGAAGTAGAAT ATGGAGTTTCTACCGAAGTTTTTAAATCCGTTTTTACGTTAGTAGCTTCATACGAAAGGAAAAATTGGGATCACTTCCacaaacacaattttaaagtCAGAA GAAAATCAAAATCAGAAAGTTCGAGAAAGGTGTTGAGGATTAAAGAAACCTACTCGCAGCACAGGAAATGCATGTTTGACCATTCGAAAATTGTTGATGGAGCACAGCACTGTTCAATTTAA